CCGGAAAGCATTCATCGGTAATAATTGAAATTCCAAGCACTTCTGTGCCTTGATGCGCCGCGACAATCACCTCTGGCACCGTTGACATTCCAACCACATCCGCTTGCAACAAACGAAGCATCCGATACTCTGCACGCGTTTCAAGCATCGGGCCGGAGAGCGCAACGTAAACCCCTTTTTGAACTTTGATTTTCAAATCCAAAGCGGCTTCTTCTGCCATCTTAATCAATCGCTTCGAATAAGGCTCGCTCATATCCGGAAAGCGTGGCCCCAAGGTTTCATCATTTTTTCCGATCAGGGGATTATTGCCAAGAAAGTTAATATGATCGTCAATAATCATTACATCGCCTTTTCGGTAAATCGGGTTCAAACCGCCACACGCGTTGGAAATGCAAAGCGTTTTAACGCCCAATTCTTTCATCACGCGAATTGGAAAAGTAATCTGCTGCATCGAATACCCTTCGTAGTAGTGAAACCGCCCTTGCATTGCGACAACTCTTTTACCTCCGAGCGTTCCAAAAATGAGTTTCCCGTGATGTGATTCCACCGTCGAAATCGGAAAATGCGGAATCGATTCATACTCAATAACCAATTCTTCGCTGATTTCTTTGGCTAATCCCCCTAAGCCAGTGCCTAAGACCACACCAATCGGATAAGATTCCTTCGTCTTTTGTTTGATGAAATTCGCCGCCTCTGCAATTTGCTTTTTTAGTTCAGACATTTTGGTTTTGTTTTATTGTTCGTTCAGACCAAACTTCTTCTCAAATTTTCTAATTTCTATTTTGATTCAAAGAGCGACTCGCGTTCTACTCCTTTATAACCGATATCTTTGCGATAGTAAACCCCCTCGAAGTAAATCTGAGAGCAAGCTTCATAAGCATCTTTTTGCGCTTGTTTAAGAGATGAGGAAACCGCCGTAACCGATAAAACACGACCGCCTGCCGTTTTTAATTTCCCTTGCTCCCTTTTTGTACCGGAGTGAAACACAATGATTTTCCCTTCTACATCAAGTTTACATTCCTCTTCCTCAAAATGACATTGACCTGAAATTGCTTTTCCGGTTTGATAAGAATCGGGATAACCGCCCGAAACCATTACAACCGTTAACGCACTTTCTCTTGAAATTGAAACCGCCTGTTCACAAAGTGTTCCATCAAGCGAAGCTTCAAGTAACGAAAGAAAATCGGATTCAAGACGCGGTAAAATCACTTGCGTTTCGGGGTCGCCAAGCCGCGCATTGAATTCCACCACAGAAGGATTTCCTTCATGAATCATTAATCCTACATATAGAAAGCCGGTATAAGGAATCCCCTCAATTCGCATCCCGTCGAGCAAAGGTCGGATAATCCTCTTCTCTACTTTTTCTCTGACTTCATCAGTAATAATGAGTGCAGGTGAATACGCGCCCATTCCGCCGGTATTTTTGCCGGTATCTCCTTCTCCAATGCGTT
This DNA window, taken from Chloroherpetonaceae bacterium, encodes the following:
- a CDS encoding purine-nucleoside phosphorylase is translated as MSELKKQIAEAANFIKQKTKESYPIGVVLGTGLGGLAKEISEELVIEYESIPHFPISTVESHHGKLIFGTLGGKRVVAMQGRFHYYEGYSMQQITFPIRVMKELGVKTLCISNACGGLNPIYRKGDVMIIDDHINFLGNNPLIGKNDETLGPRFPDMSEPYSKRLIKMAEEAALDLKIKVQKGVYVALSGPMLETRAEYRMLRLLQADVVGMSTVPEVIVAAHQGTEVLGISIITDECFPESLKPVDVKEIIEAASHAEPKMTAIFKQVIEKI
- the purD gene encoding phosphoribosylamine--glycine ligase, whose translation is MNILIIGSGGREQAIAWQIGKSPKVKKIYLAPGNGGTADLNGISENVSISPTDFPALIEFVSEKGIDLTIVGPEQPLELGIVDEFQKHHYAIIGPSKAAAQLETSKAFAKDAMKRFGIPTAGYALFTTFNEASRFVTEKNKFPIVIKASGLAAGKGVVIADSESMALNTLDDFFNKRIFGNATDEVVIEEFLQGEEASVFALCDGTDFILLPDAQDHKRIGEGDTGKNTGGMGAYSPALIITDEVREKVEKRIIRPLLDGMRIEGIPYTGFLYVGLMIHEGNPSVVEFNARLGDPETQVILPRLESDFLSLLEASLDGTLCEQAVSISRESALTVVMVSGGYPDSYQTGKAISGQCHFEEEECKLDVEGKIIVFHSGTKREQGKLKTAGGRVLSVTAVSSSLKQAQKDAYEACSQIYFEGVYYRKDIGYKGVERESLFESK